One region of Peribacillus simplex genomic DNA includes:
- the dapF gene encoding diaminopimelate epimerase has protein sequence MIIEGLKSHGSGNDFLIIDELTTALTFTEEERKNFAKALCNREKLGADGILFVMESEQADCRMRVFNADGSEASMCGNGLRCVARYANDVLGLDKMIVETMKANLLVEKTEDIYEGIPTFKVEISPVSFNVKDLPLVLAKEQLLNEPMPELHDTLLFSALAVPNPHLITLVDSDVLQSDLQADLSTKVNQPNALFPDGVNVSFVKELEPGSIYVRTFERGVGFTNACGTAMSASSLVTCSVGINSLESEISVYNNGGKVKCVVHHDEESQKYSIDLIGNATYEFKVLIEINLDQPEKFKMLEKQVFESETSLYSKLQDEVQSYLKTTL, from the coding sequence ATGATTATTGAAGGTTTAAAAAGCCATGGATCAGGTAATGATTTCTTAATAATTGATGAATTGACTACGGCCTTGACGTTTACTGAAGAAGAGCGAAAAAATTTCGCGAAGGCCCTATGCAATAGGGAAAAGCTTGGAGCGGACGGTATTTTGTTTGTAATGGAAAGTGAACAGGCTGATTGCCGGATGCGTGTCTTTAATGCGGATGGATCGGAAGCTTCGATGTGTGGCAATGGACTTCGCTGTGTTGCGCGTTATGCGAACGACGTTCTAGGGCTCGATAAAATGATTGTGGAAACGATGAAGGCAAATCTACTCGTGGAGAAAACGGAAGATATTTATGAGGGCATCCCGACTTTCAAGGTGGAAATTTCCCCGGTAAGTTTTAATGTAAAGGATCTTCCTCTTGTATTAGCAAAAGAACAATTGCTAAACGAACCAATGCCGGAACTTCATGATACCCTTTTATTTTCGGCATTGGCGGTTCCTAATCCACATTTAATCACTCTCGTCGATAGTGACGTTTTGCAAAGTGATTTGCAGGCAGACCTTTCGACAAAGGTCAATCAACCGAATGCGCTTTTCCCTGATGGTGTCAATGTCAGCTTTGTGAAAGAGCTTGAACCAGGGAGCATTTATGTGCGGACATTTGAACGGGGAGTAGGCTTCACTAATGCATGTGGAACGGCGATGTCAGCATCAAGCCTAGTAACATGCTCTGTTGGAATTAACTCGTTGGAAAGTGAAATATCTGTCTATAATAACGGTGGAAAAGTTAAATGCGTCGTCCATCATGATGAAGAAAGCCAAAAGTATTCAATAGATTTAATCGGGAATGCAACATATGAATTCAAGGTATTGATTGAAATAAACTTAGATCAGCCCGAAAAATTCAAAATGCTTGAAAAACAGGTTTTTGAATCGGAAACAAGCTTATACTCCAAGCTGCAGGATGAAGTTCAAAGTTATTTGAAAACGACATTATAA
- a CDS encoding NCS2 family permease — translation MKKLNLEAFFHFSDYGTNGKREILAGVVGYFTIVYILIVNSLILSEAGIPVNGAVIATILLSALSCVMIGIWANVPILLVPGMGVNALFAYTMVQGMGLSWQSALGAVFISGVIFVVIAFTKYSKLISESIPSSIKEAISVGLGLFLMLIGLEKGGIITGGSSSIVALGDLSDPAVCATVLTFLLAITLFIKNVPGNFMITILAGSLIAYCFGTVQLSEIHFSGIDTASYGDLFFSLSFMEADRIEFWISVFAMTMVLVFENIGLVHGHVDSINRQDAYKKSLQATSVSVLFSGIFGSSPTVATVETAAGIASGGRTGFTSVVTGLLFILSLLFIPVIKVIPDSAIAPILIIIGILMLGNIKKLDFSDLTESIPAIMIITIIPFTYSIADGMAFGFILYPFLKLVTGKAKEVSAPMYVSAGMFIVYFIISMLG, via the coding sequence ATGAAGAAATTAAACTTGGAAGCGTTTTTCCATTTTTCAGACTATGGAACGAATGGAAAGCGTGAAATCCTTGCTGGAGTCGTCGGCTATTTTACGATAGTCTATATACTCATCGTGAATTCCCTGATTTTATCGGAAGCAGGCATACCAGTTAATGGTGCAGTGATTGCCACGATTCTTTTATCTGCTTTAAGCTGTGTCATGATAGGAATTTGGGCGAATGTCCCAATCCTCCTCGTTCCAGGAATGGGCGTAAATGCCCTTTTTGCTTATACCATGGTTCAAGGGATGGGTCTATCTTGGCAATCGGCGCTTGGTGCTGTGTTTATCTCAGGGGTTATTTTTGTAGTCATTGCTTTTACAAAATACTCTAAGTTAATCAGTGAGTCAATTCCAAGTTCGATAAAAGAAGCCATATCTGTTGGTCTTGGCTTGTTCTTGATGCTAATCGGTCTCGAGAAGGGCGGGATAATCACGGGAGGTTCATCATCTATCGTCGCATTGGGAGATTTAAGCGATCCAGCAGTGTGTGCAACGGTGTTAACCTTTTTACTGGCAATCACGCTATTCATCAAGAATGTCCCCGGTAACTTCATGATTACCATCCTGGCAGGTAGCCTTATTGCCTATTGTTTCGGGACGGTTCAACTATCGGAAATCCATTTTTCAGGCATAGACACAGCTTCCTACGGCGATCTCTTCTTTTCATTATCGTTCATGGAAGCGGACCGAATTGAATTCTGGATAAGTGTATTTGCGATGACGATGGTTCTTGTTTTTGAAAATATTGGTCTTGTACACGGGCATGTAGACAGTATCAACCGCCAGGACGCCTATAAAAAGTCGCTGCAGGCGACAAGTGTTTCCGTTTTATTTTCAGGTATATTCGGATCGAGCCCTACCGTTGCAACAGTTGAAACCGCAGCAGGAATCGCATCTGGAGGCAGAACCGGTTTTACTTCAGTGGTGACGGGTTTGCTATTCATTCTATCCTTGCTGTTTATACCAGTGATTAAAGTGATCCCTGATAGCGCCATTGCCCCCATTTTAATTATTATTGGCATTTTGATGCTCGGAAACATTAAAAAGCTGGATTTCAGCGATTTAACCGAGAGTATACCTGCAATCATGATCATCACGATCATTCCATTCACATACAGTATCGCGGATGGAATGGCATTCGGTTTCATTCTGTACCCGTTCTTGAAGCTTGTTACCGGAAAGGCGAAAGAAGTGTCAGCCCCGATGTATGTGAGTGCTGGAATGTTTATCGTCTATTTCATCATCAGTATGCTCGGTTAA
- a CDS encoding beta-class carbonic anhydrase, whose translation MSLLNEILNFNEQFVEKGDYVKYRTDKFPEKRMVIISCMDTRLVELLPKSLNIKNGDVKILKTAGAIVSHPFGSVMRSILIAIYELKADEVFVIPHHDCGMASVDADSVVGKMVERDIPQSTIDTLGAAGIDIRSWLRGFDDVYESVKKSVEVIKGHPLIPKNIPVHGLIISPDTGKLELIVDGYAEEQK comes from the coding sequence ATGAGTTTACTTAATGAGATTCTTAATTTTAATGAACAGTTTGTAGAAAAAGGTGATTATGTTAAGTATAGAACGGATAAGTTCCCTGAGAAACGTATGGTCATCATAAGCTGTATGGATACTCGGCTCGTTGAACTATTGCCAAAATCCTTGAATATCAAAAATGGCGATGTCAAAATCCTGAAGACTGCCGGGGCAATCGTCTCCCATCCATTTGGAAGTGTCATGCGGAGTATCCTGATTGCCATTTATGAGCTAAAGGCAGATGAAGTATTCGTCATACCTCACCATGACTGTGGAATGGCATCAGTAGATGCAGATTCTGTAGTAGGGAAAATGGTTGAACGTGATATTCCACAGAGCACCATCGATACCCTTGGAGCTGCAGGAATAGATATTCGCAGTTGGCTTCGCGGATTTGATGATGTTTATGAAAGTGTTAAGAAAAGTGTGGAAGTGATTAAAGGACATCCTTTAATACCTAAAAATATTCCTGTACATGGTCTTATCATTTCACCCGATACAGGGAAGCTGGAATTGATAGTCGATGGGTATGCGGAAGAACAAAAATAA
- a CDS encoding DUF4870 domain-containing protein codes for MPTKDEKVFAALIYVISFFTAFIGPLVIWLLKKDSSQFVDYHGREYLNFFISYTVYSIVAGILTIVLIGFLLLPVIGIALVVFTIIAAVRAYEGTDYRFPLIFRIL; via the coding sequence ATGCCTACTAAAGATGAGAAAGTGTTTGCTGCCCTTATTTATGTAATCAGCTTTTTTACAGCATTTATCGGTCCTTTAGTGATTTGGTTATTGAAAAAGGACTCGTCACAATTTGTGGATTATCATGGAAGGGAATACCTGAATTTTTTCATTTCCTACACTGTATATTCAATAGTTGCAGGGATACTTACTATAGTATTGATTGGATTCTTGCTATTGCCGGTTATCGGGATAGCTTTAGTCGTATTCACCATCATTGCTGCTGTAAGGGCTTATGAAGGAACGGATTACAGGTTCCCCTTAATTTTTAGGATTTTATAG